Proteins from a genomic interval of Acetobacterium woodii DSM 1030:
- a CDS encoding LytR/AlgR family response regulator transcription factor has protein sequence MFRIAICDDEYAFCSQMETIILENQNVFTEELEINVFYSGERLASFIQNEHDFDLIFLDIEMEGLNGLELGRKIREEMDNQTIQIVYVSGQKRYYKDLFDVRPMHFLSKPLETDKLIKDIKLAMKLNGCFSGVFSYQKAGQMHKLPIKDIIYFQSVNREIKIVTTTGTKLFYGKLREVKAQVEGHHFMQIHKSYLVNYEHVSTFKYDQTKMSNADCLPISQAKRKAIRALQMRYEVERMEG, from the coding sequence ATGTTTAGAATAGCGATATGTGATGATGAATATGCATTTTGCTCACAGATGGAAACGATTATTTTGGAAAACCAAAATGTTTTCACTGAAGAACTTGAGATTAATGTGTTTTATTCGGGAGAAAGACTGGCAAGCTTTATTCAAAACGAACATGATTTTGATTTGATTTTTCTGGATATTGAAATGGAAGGGCTAAATGGTCTTGAATTGGGGCGTAAAATTCGCGAGGAAATGGATAATCAAACCATCCAGATTGTTTATGTGTCGGGGCAGAAGCGGTATTATAAGGATCTTTTTGATGTGCGACCGATGCATTTTCTATCAAAACCGCTTGAAACAGATAAGTTGATTAAGGATATCAAACTTGCAATGAAACTAAATGGGTGCTTTAGTGGTGTTTTCAGTTATCAAAAAGCCGGTCAAATGCATAAGCTTCCGATCAAAGACATTATTTACTTTCAAAGCGTCAATCGGGAAATTAAGATTGTCACAACAACAGGGACAAAATTGTTTTATGGAAAATTGCGGGAGGTAAAGGCTCAGGTTGAAGGGCATCATTTTATGCAGATCCATAAATCTTATCTGGTTAATTACGAACATGTGAGTACATTTAAATACGATCAAACCAAAATGTCAAATGCTGACTGTTTGCCAATCAGCCAAGCAAAAAGAAAAGCAATCCGGGCATTGCAGATGCGTTATGAGGTCGAAAGGATGGAAGGATGA
- a CDS encoding cation:proton antiporter has protein sequence MYNFDQLLILFSALLFLVVLFSFINEKTLKLPYEIGLVVFGFIFVAIYIVGRNLNIIYIPAEFSELYREFDFTDFLFKGILCFMLFSGASRIKFGDFKADKFMIGSMAVVGTLVSTVVYGLLFFGLGYLIHVNISLLEACILGAIVAPTDPISAMSILAKAGLPKRIGLIIEGEALFNDGVAVAIFATLLSALKLSSDSVSVLSFLGGLTSEILGAVTVGFAISFLLFEVFKRSNDNFIKIFTSILTVMLAYLVCEYLGFSGPIAAVICGLYYASGIARHDEKNSACISEELLNLFYSFWSVVDNLLNGMLFLLVGVLFLNIKNINTLSVGMMIIIGIGSVVFNTIARMSGVWVSLLFNKNPPEGKGMKNPRFITFMTWAGLKGGLCLALIMGTSNSLATPTYNLSLVATYAIVLFTTVVQGLTVGKGYIMLSKKSSDYNAGQRQKNVKIAGNTAK, from the coding sequence ATGTATAATTTTGATCAGTTACTTATCCTGTTCAGTGCGCTGCTTTTTCTGGTGGTTTTGTTCAGTTTTATTAACGAAAAAACGCTCAAGCTCCCCTATGAAATTGGGTTAGTTGTTTTTGGCTTTATTTTTGTTGCTATTTATATTGTTGGTCGAAACTTGAATATTATTTATATTCCAGCGGAGTTTTCAGAACTATACCGAGAATTTGATTTCACTGATTTTTTATTCAAGGGTATTTTATGTTTTATGTTGTTTAGTGGAGCGTCACGGATTAAATTTGGCGATTTTAAGGCGGATAAGTTTATGATTGGAAGCATGGCAGTTGTGGGAACGTTGGTTTCAACAGTTGTTTATGGTCTGCTTTTCTTTGGCTTGGGTTATTTAATCCATGTCAATATTTCATTATTGGAAGCGTGTATATTAGGCGCAATTGTCGCACCGACAGATCCAATTTCGGCAATGAGTATCCTGGCAAAAGCCGGTTTGCCGAAACGAATTGGTTTAATTATTGAAGGTGAAGCCTTATTTAATGACGGTGTAGCGGTAGCTATTTTCGCGACGCTATTAAGTGCTTTAAAACTGTCCTCAGATAGTGTTTCCGTGCTGAGTTTTCTGGGTGGTTTAACATCGGAAATTTTAGGGGCGGTAACCGTCGGCTTTGCCATTTCATTTCTTTTGTTTGAAGTATTTAAACGCTCAAATGATAATTTTATAAAAATATTTACCAGTATTCTAACCGTTATGTTGGCTTATCTGGTCTGTGAGTATCTTGGTTTTTCCGGACCGATTGCGGCAGTAATTTGTGGTCTCTATTATGCCTCAGGGATTGCCCGTCATGATGAAAAAAATAGTGCTTGCATTTCTGAAGAACTACTTAATCTTTTTTATTCCTTTTGGTCAGTCGTCGATAACCTCTTAAATGGAATGCTATTTTTATTAGTAGGCGTATTATTCCTCAATATTAAAAATATTAATACCTTGTCTGTCGGGATGATGATCATCATTGGAATAGGCTCTGTTGTATTTAATACCATTGCCAGAATGTCGGGAGTTTGGGTATCATTGTTATTTAATAAAAATCCGCCTGAAGGTAAAGGCATGAAAAATCCCCGATTTATTACCTTTATGACTTGGGCTGGTTTAAAAGGCGGTCTTTGTTTAGCCTTAATTATGGGCACGAGCAACTCGTTGGCAACACCTACCTATAACTTGTCTTTGGTGGCAACCTATGCCATTGTATTATTCACCACCGTGGTACAGGGATTAACGGTGGGTAAAGGTTATATCATGCTTAGTAAAAAAAGTAGCGATTATAATGCGGGACAACGTCAGAAAAACGTCAAAATTGCCGGTAACACCGCCAAATAA
- a CDS encoding cyclic lactone autoinducer peptide, giving the protein MKNLSLKWYRVIADMALMVTTLNVNTAGVYFFHQPKLPEVGEKFKKFK; this is encoded by the coding sequence TTGAAAAATCTATCATTAAAATGGTATCGGGTTATTGCAGATATGGCGTTGATGGTAACAACGTTAAACGTTAATACGGCTGGTGTGTACTTCTTCCATCAACCCAAACTGCCGGAGGTTGGAGAAAAATTTAAAAAGTTCAAATGA
- a CDS encoding CPBP family intramembrane glutamic endopeptidase, whose translation MTELLKNMKYRYLILGVIFTLALSLTLFTLMGLESPYITSFAGILSLYFFPVGWMFYHFRKHHLSLWEWLQRIKFKISETIATAIFPELLGMGILMLITLGLTFVLPTGGFNELSETSATNWGLNFVSAVVLAPICEELIFRGFIFNKMLTRFSPVKAVIASSVIFGAMHLTTGISPTLVGMVLCVIFMKYGSLLPCITIHSLHNLVVELLKYFSSLSTDSSIEIKPADMPPLLIMSGIFVTIGLVWLVLFFRKNWHYAAEFMQRSRGDNQS comes from the coding sequence TTGACAGAGCTGCTAAAAAATATGAAGTATCGGTATCTGATTCTGGGGGTTATTTTTACATTGGCGTTAAGTTTGACTCTCTTTACCTTGATGGGGTTAGAAAGTCCATATATTACGTCGTTTGCCGGAATCTTATCATTATATTTCTTTCCCGTCGGCTGGATGTTTTATCATTTTAGAAAACACCATCTGTCGCTATGGGAATGGCTGCAACGGATAAAATTTAAAATTAGCGAAACGATTGCTACAGCAATATTTCCGGAATTACTTGGGATGGGGATCCTAATGTTGATTACCCTTGGACTTACCTTTGTTTTGCCCACGGGGGGATTCAACGAACTGTCTGAGACCTCCGCCACCAACTGGGGGCTTAATTTTGTATCCGCTGTTGTCTTGGCACCAATCTGTGAAGAGCTGATTTTCAGAGGATTTATCTTTAACAAGATGCTGACACGATTTTCACCGGTCAAGGCAGTCATTGCATCATCGGTAATTTTCGGGGCGATGCATCTGACTACTGGGATCAGCCCGACCCTCGTTGGTATGGTACTGTGTGTGATCTTTATGAAATACGGAAGTCTCCTTCCGTGTATTACCATCCATAGCCTGCATAATTTGGTAGTGGAGCTGCTTAAGTATTTTTCATCACTTAGCACCGATTCATCAATTGAAATAAAACCTGCGGATATGCCGCCGTTATTAATTATGTCAGGCATTTTTGTTACTATTGGATTGGTCTGGTTGGTGCTTTTCTTTCGAAAAAACTGGCATTATGCCGCTGAGTTTATGCAACGATCCCGCGGTGATAACCAATCATAA
- a CDS encoding ATP-binding protein: protein MSISSFDLAIVLGNLLDNAIEAVAELEKDRQIKIKMNYDKGRFIILVENHYQGQRLKIGDQYLTTHKEKSEHGLGLENIKKVLEKYNGTMQIEDTETIFSVRLLMFI, encoded by the coding sequence ATGAGTATTTCATCATTTGATTTAGCAATCGTTTTGGGAAATTTACTGGATAACGCAATTGAGGCCGTTGCTGAGTTGGAAAAAGATCGGCAGATAAAAATCAAAATGAACTATGACAAAGGCCGTTTTATTATTCTGGTGGAAAATCATTACCAAGGGCAGCGTTTAAAAATCGGAGATCAATATCTCACAACACATAAAGAAAAAAGCGAACATGGTCTAGGTCTGGAAAATATAAAAAAAGTGTTAGAAAAATACAACGGGACGATGCAAATTGAAGATACGGAAACTATTTTTTCAGTTCGACTCCTGATGTTTATATAA